A window from Salvelinus sp. IW2-2015 unplaced genomic scaffold, ASM291031v2 Un_scaffold1068, whole genome shotgun sequence encodes these proteins:
- the LOC139024138 gene encoding genetic suppressor element 1-like, which produces PSQEKGFILSLSSHPGSPILPLQPHPQLCHAGRRLQGLSLPGQVHPAVPSGTVPEEYLRGLRPFSTSDDLRLPSLHLGLDPVTAAHVTAAAAYYHPAYLHHLHRMEESLCLSALRSQFYSVPAGGAFSTLHPSALHMHLPGARYPGEFSHTHSALAERIQ; this is translated from the exons CCTTCCCAGGAGAAAGGCttcatcctgtctctctcctcacatccTGGCTCACCCATCCTACCCCTTCAGCCTCACCCCCAGCTCTGTCATGCAGGACGGCGACTACAGGGCCTCAG TCTACCCGGTCAGGTACACCCTGCGGTTCCTTCGGGGACGGTCCCAGAGGAGTACCTGAGAGGACTCCGCCCCTTTTCTACCTCAGACGACCTCCGCCTACCCTCGCTGCACCTGGGGCTCGACCCCGTCACTGCTGCCCatgttactgctgctgctgcctactaccaccctgcctacctccaccacctacacag GATGGAGGAGTCTTTGTGTCTTTCTGCACTACGGTCTCAGTTCTACTCTGTACCAGCAGGCGGAGCCTTCTCTACCCTCCACCCCTCTGCCCTCCACATGCACCTGCCTGGGGCACGCTACCCTGGGGagttcagccacacacacagtgcactggCTGAGag AATACAG
- the LOC112069641 gene encoding genetic suppressor element 1-like, with amino-acid sequence MRKSFANEKREREREREKQREHELERERERERERERERQMVRVVKSQYLAGLKALTALPEDRVRPGERLTPNRLGKPTLPALPLPKPLQPGLQSAPHLMPSLVPSQMGNTHTASASSGGLHGTLVSAMMLQQANGEERMLARQRRQGQEREVWPPGEGVEPRRDSYRSNASQRDTGNRESQPHLGAPPPLISPKPHLLPHPPAPSTTLWNPASLTETPPDPRFRFDSPVPPSRSPPDLTRAERSPSWERGEDGCRKRGKDAERFSSVRGPILQEPGLWGWAELERSTHSLHHHHHNHHHNHLHQSGSLSVSSPSPSSNLGVQHHASSPSPSMDLQRSERPGEEPQNPVVYDEILQQHRRLVSKLDLEESRRREAREGGYDYDLDEWYDDSDEEEVRAHLRRVAEQPPLKLDTSSEKMCFLRVCGLTTLAHRDQLLHQKRRKRRRMLRERSISPPAVRGKRKTSPPPVAPAPPLSTTLTPEEMNCSPHLEDKKHFLNMFSLSHVTNQQRRDKEKMEGLLKAIKLKSVTLDTIRYNPLPLCRSPPVSPTGESNGLHYPDSPSPSPSYPHHPNNLHTDPLKPSTPPPSQPPPLAPDPNTKGLGGGHPAKRLQCLQNGAGHPGHHPQQKVPLAVQNGQNKPWERFIPKDFHQSVLQSTHKTLSGSTCVPESSIKSEPSVPYNIPPLKRPALLNTSLHPTNGHHPYPSPPHHVPLGVRDELSEEEDEEEEGEAPRKWRGIESVFEAYQEYVDERGMERQVLHSQCRRLETQNYTLSLTAEQLSHSMAELVSQRQRVRDERERLQAQLEHFRKCLTIPNVHWGKGQVKGRPSPVTPCPAADRQTDRQTDQRPMTDGEREDTELVPSQRQRGKRALDWEGRQDDRKGGGRKGGQAL; translated from the exons ATGAGGAAGAGCTTCGCCAACgagaagagggagcgagagcgtgaacgagagaaacagagggagcatGAGCttgaacgggagagagagagggagcgggagagagagagggagagacagatggtGAGAGTGGTGAAGAGCCAGTACCTTGCTGGGCTGAAGGCTCTCACGGCTCTGCCGGAGGACAGGGTCAGACCTGGGGAGAGGCTGACACCTAACAGACTGG GTAAGCCCACCCTCCCTGCCCTCCCATTACCTAAACCTCTACAGCCAGGCCTCCAGTCAGCCCCTCACCTCATGCCCAGCCTGGTGCCCTCTCAGatggggaacacacacactgcctcagcCTCTTCCGGGGGGCTCCATGGAACACTGGTCTCTGCCATGATGCTCCAACAGGCCAATGGGGAGGAGCGCATGTTGGCACGTCAACGCCGGCAGGGGCAGGAGAGGGAGGTGTGGCCACCTGGGGAAGGGGTGGAGCCTAGGAGAGACAGCTACAG ATCCAACGCCAGCCAACGTGACACAGGCAACAGAGAATCTCAACCTCACCTAGGAGCCCCACCTCCACTCATCTCACCCAAacctcacctcctcccccacccccctgcCCCTTCCACCACCCTCTGGAACCCTGCCTCCCTCACTGAGACGCCCCCAGACCCACGTTTCAGGTTCGACTCCCCTGTTCCTCCATCTCGTTCCCCTCCTGACCTGACCAGAGCCGAGCGGTCCCCCAgctgggagaggggggaggatgggtgcaggaagagggggaaggaCGCAGAGAGGTTCTCGTCTGTCAGGGGACCCATTCTGCAGGAGCCTGGCCTCTGGGGCTGGGCTGAGCTTGAAAGATCCACTCACagtctccaccaccaccaccataaccACCACCATAACCACCTCCACCAGAGTGGTTCGCTGTCCGTTTCCTCCCCCAGCCCCAGCTCCAACCTGGGGGTCCAGCACCACGCCAgctccccatctccctccatgGACCTCCAGAGGTCTGAACGGCCAGGCGAGGAGCCTCAGAACCCAGTGGTGTACGATGAGATCCTCCAGCAGCACCGCAGGTTGGTCAGCAAGCtggacctggaggagagcaggaggagagaggccagggaaGGAG GGTATGACTATGATCTAGATGAGTGGTAtgatgacagtgatgaggaggaagtgagggcccacCTCAGAAGGGTAGCAGAGCAGCCCCCGTTAAAACTGGACACATCCTCAGAG AAGATGTGTTTCCTGCGTGTGTGTGGCCTGACCACGCTGGCCCATCGTGACCAGCTGCttcatcagaagaggaggaagaggaggaggatgttgagAGAGCGCAGCATCTCCCCTCCAGCAGTACGAGGCAAGAGGAAGACCTCTCCGCCTCCTGTGGCACCCGCTCCCCCCCTCAGCACCACTCTCACCCCAGAGGAGATGAACTGCTCCCCTCACCTGGAGGACAAGAAACACTTTCTCAACATGTTCAGCCTGTCCCATGTGACCAACCAGCAGAGGAGAG ataAGGAGAAGATGGAAGGGTTGTTGAAGGCTATAAAGCTGAAGAGTGTGACGTTGGACACCATCAGATACAACCCATTACCCCTCTGTAGAAGCCCCCCTGTTTCCCCAACTg GCGAATCAAACGGACTCCACTACCCAGACTCCCCAAGCCCCTCGCCCTCCTACCCCCACCACCCCAACAACCTCCACACAGACCCACTAAAACCATCCACCCCTCCACCCAGCCAACCGCCTCCCCTGGCCCCCGACCCCAACACGAAAGGACTGGGTGGAGGTCACCCAGCTAAGAGGCTCCAGTGCCTCCAGAATGGAGCAGGCCACCCTGGCCATCATCCTCAACAGAAGGTTCCCCTGGCTGTGCAGAACGGGCAGAACAAACCCTGGGAAAGATTCATCCCGAAGGACTTCCACCAGTCTGTGTTGCAGTCTACCCACAAGACACTGAGTGGCTCCACCTGCGTTCCAGAGTCCAGTATAAAGTCTGAGCCCTCAGTGCCCTACAACATCCCCCCACTGAAGAGACCAGCCCTCCTCAACACATCCCTACACCCCACCAACGGGCATCACCCTTACCCCTCTCCACCCCACCATGTACCCCTTGGCGTACGTGATGAGCTgtcagaggaagaggatgaggaggaggagggagaagccCCTAGGAAGTGGAGGGGCATAGAGTCAGTCTTTGAGGCGTATCAGGAGTATGTGGATG agCGGGGTATGGAGAGACAGGTTCTTCACAGTCAGTGCCGGAGGCTGGAGACTCAGAACTACACTCTCAGTCTGACAGCTGAACAACTCTCACACAGCATGGCG gagctggtgagtcagagacagagggtgagagatgagagagagaggctgcaggCTCAGCTGGAACACTTCAGGAAGTGTCTGACCATTCCCAACGTGCACTGGGGCAAGGGGCAGGTCAAAGGTCGCCCCTCCCCGGTGACCCCCTGTCCTGCtgcagaccgacagacagacagacagacagaccaacgaCCGATGaccgatggagagagagaggacactgaattggttcccagtcagaggcagagggggaagagagctctggactgggaaggAAGACAGGATgatagaaagggaggagggagaaaaggaggacaGGCCCTGTAA